A single region of the Mercenaria mercenaria strain notata chromosome 6, MADL_Memer_1, whole genome shotgun sequence genome encodes:
- the LOC123548957 gene encoding nuclear envelope phosphatase-regulatory subunit 1-like isoform X1: MTQENIVSHMHQRGKNKALKIHNHLYPTYSNLKAFERRLTEVIDKLQPAARFWRIILIFISICTAVGAWTWLWDPETSQVPFTQSLLNHPFFTLTCLTLVALFLCGIHKRVVAPSIIAARCRQVLADYNMSCDDTGKLILKPRPTT, from the exons ATGACACAGGAAAACATTGTTTCGCATATGCACCAGAGGGGAAAAAACAAAGCTCTGAAAATACACAACCATCTTTACCCAACATATTCAA ATTTGAAAGCTTTTGAGAGAAGACTTACAGAAGTTATAGACAAGCTTCAGCCAGCTGCAAGATTTTGGAGAA ttataCTGATATTTATCTCAATATGTACGGCAGTTGGTGCTTGGACGTGGCTATGGGATCCTGAAACATCACAG GTACCATTTACACAGTCATTACTTAACCATCCATTCTTCACCTTGACCTGTTTGACACTGGTGGCATTATTTTTATGTGGCATACATAAAAGAGTTGTAGCCCCTTCAAT TATAGCAGCAAGGTGTAGACAAGTTTTAGCAGATTACAATATGTCCTGTGAtgat actgggaagctgattttaaagCCAAGACCGACCACCTGA
- the LOC123548957 gene encoding nuclear envelope phosphatase-regulatory subunit 1-like isoform X2 has product MSLEQTEDLKAFERRLTEVIDKLQPAARFWRIILIFISICTAVGAWTWLWDPETSQVPFTQSLLNHPFFTLTCLTLVALFLCGIHKRVVAPSIIAARCRQVLADYNMSCDDTGKLILKPRPTT; this is encoded by the exons ATGTCCCTGGAACAAACTGAAG ATTTGAAAGCTTTTGAGAGAAGACTTACAGAAGTTATAGACAAGCTTCAGCCAGCTGCAAGATTTTGGAGAA ttataCTGATATTTATCTCAATATGTACGGCAGTTGGTGCTTGGACGTGGCTATGGGATCCTGAAACATCACAG GTACCATTTACACAGTCATTACTTAACCATCCATTCTTCACCTTGACCTGTTTGACACTGGTGGCATTATTTTTATGTGGCATACATAAAAGAGTTGTAGCCCCTTCAAT TATAGCAGCAAGGTGTAGACAAGTTTTAGCAGATTACAATATGTCCTGTGAtgat actgggaagctgattttaaagCCAAGACCGACCACCTGA